A portion of the Musa acuminata AAA Group cultivar baxijiao chromosome BXJ1-1, Cavendish_Baxijiao_AAA, whole genome shotgun sequence genome contains these proteins:
- the LOC135677617 gene encoding uncharacterized protein LOC135677617 codes for MSPKHEECHWNSFRNSIYTEKEKYEPSPNEIVVSSRSWTDVSTVSGMCSSLRHQSEQFVYKRRKLNRNSVALLPEEYNMESRKRKFSSESCSCSEDYLLGIRKADFERETVDIVTADVESVPSSGLCGICSVGKFEVPSKASDGKISKSAFEHRCNVNDGCSSSKSNVELTSTFLKIDIEDTGECSSSNVMELVGEFASARELCIYVLKTHGLLGKSCASSNYAASESLCDGSTNLSQKCKTCRLFDDPLKMLICDHCEEAYHPSCCVPRVKKLPVDEWYCQPCFKKKPKPLLSQSLDTEGENSNHTNRISCRGYSISFMLTDNKPYTSGARIGKDFQVEVPDCSGPVSNEDDYFDEPSEIDSAHSVNLNGWNDGKPQKPSSIGNWVQCREVLCSDGSDEGIVCGKWRRAPLFVVQSEDWDCSCSVLWDPFHADCAVPQELETEEVLKHLKFTKWLRSRLMAKSRNQLHLKSQLRR; via the exons ATGTCTCCAAAACATGAAGAATGCCATTGGAATAGCTTCAGAAATTCCATTTATACTGAGAAGGAAAAATATGAACCATCACCAAATGAGATTGTAGTTTCATCAAGAAGCTGGACGGATGTATCAACTGTCAGTGGCATGTGCTCGAGTTTGAGGCATCAGAGTGAACAGTTTGTCTACAAGAGAAGGAAGTTAAATAGGAACTCAGTTGCTCTTCTCCCTGAAGAATATAATATGGAaagtagaaaaagaaaatttagttcTGAGTCCTGCAGTTGTTCTGAGGATTACCTTTTGGGAATTCGGAAAGCTGATTTTGAGAGAGAGACTGTTGACATTGTTACCGCAGATGTTGAGTCGGTTCCAAGTTCAGGGCTCTGTGGTATATGTTCTGTTGGGAAATTTGAAGTACCATCCAAAGCATCTGATGGGAAGATTTCCAAATCTGCATTTGAGCATCGCTGTAATGTAAATGACGggtgttcatcatcaaaatctaatgtgGAACTTACTTCAACTTTCCTCAAAATAGATATAGAGGATACTGGTGAGTGTTCCTCATCTAATGTCATGGAACTGGTGGGTGAATTTGCATCAGCAAGGGAACTCTGCATCTATGTGCTTAAAACTCATGGACTTCTAGGGAAATCATGTGCTAGCAGCAACTATGCTGCTTCAGAAAGTCTCTGTGATGGCAGTACCAATCTTTCTCAAAAATGCAAAACATGCAGGCTGTTTGATGATCCATTGAAGATGTTAATTTGTGACCACTGTGAAGAAGCATATCATCCGTCCTGTTGCGTTCCTAGAGTAAAAAAGCTTCCTGTGGATGAATGGTATTGTCAGCCCTGCTTCAAAAAGAAACCAAAGCCTTTATTAAGTCAGTCACTTGATACTGAAGGAGAAAACTCCAATCATACAAATCGAATCTCTTGCAGAGGATATTCTATATCATTCATGTTGACAGACAATAAACCTTATACATCTGGAGCTCGAATTGGTAAAGATTTTCAAGTAGAAGTTCCTGACTGCTCTGGTCCAGTTTCCAA TGAAGATGATTATTTTGATGAACCCTCTGAAATAGATTCTGCCCATTCAGTAAACTTGAAT GGATGGAATGATGGAAAGCCACAGAAACCAAGCAGCATTGGTAATTGGGTCCAGTGCAGGGAGGTTTTGTGCTCAGATGGATCTGATGAGGGGATTGTCTGTGGAAAATGGCGCAG GGCACCTCTTTTTGTGGTTCAAAGTGAAGATTGGGATTGCTCTTGTTCTGTTCTTTGGGATCCATTTCATGCTGATTGTGCTGTTCCACAG GAACTGGAAACCGAGGAGGTTCTCAAGCATCTGAAATTTACGAAATGG CTGAGGTCTCGTCTGATGGCTAAGTCCAGAAACCAACTCCATTTAAAGTCACAGCTCCGAAGGTAA